The Rhodothermia bacterium sequence GTTTGGCTTTTTGCATTTCAACAATAAATCGTTCACCAAACGAACTGATACAATACAGGTCAAAAATTGCCTTTCGGTCTAAAGCAGTTTGTCCAATATGTTCATTATTGCTATATTTTAGATCGGCGATTTTCTTTTGTTTGGGAAGAATGACCTCATTCAGAAAATCAATTAATAAGTCTTTATTCAGTTCCGTTCCGAACAGTTTTTTGAATCCAAAATCCGTAAAGGGATTAATATATCTTTCTGTGACGGCCATTTCTTGACTTTTTAGACAATGCGTGCTTAAAGTGTTTTCGACTTCGTAAGACCAAGTTAGCAATATTTTGATTTCGGAGCAAAGAATTTTTGTTTGCAATTCATGACAACGGCTGCGTTTGAAGAAGGCGAGGGCATTTAAGCAGCATGGGTTACAGGTTAATCAAACGGTTGCCCTTGTAGGTAGCTTCATTCATGAATGACCCTTGG is a genomic window containing:
- a CDS encoding PD-(D/E)XK nuclease family transposase, yielding MAVTERYINPFTDFGFKKLFGTELNKDLLIDFLNEVILPKQKKIADLKYSNNEHIGQTALDRKAIFDLYCISSFGERFIVEMQKAK